One Mycolicibacterium goodii genomic region harbors:
- a CDS encoding MarR family winged helix-turn-helix transcriptional regulator, which translates to MPRYNELDELLVRVHTVRQRPGWRRRLIDDTGTVPSLSTLRVLRAVEQKEKTGQGASIGEVAEYMAVEHSTASRSVGNVVAAGLLTKTLSPDDQRRCVLVLTDTGRKALSEVTERRRQMVAETVAEWPAEDVDTLVDLLERLVTDFERGVCS; encoded by the coding sequence ATGCCGCGCTACAACGAACTCGACGAGCTCCTCGTGCGCGTACACACGGTCCGCCAACGGCCGGGATGGCGTCGCCGACTCATCGATGACACCGGAACCGTCCCCAGCCTCTCGACCCTGCGCGTGCTGCGCGCCGTCGAGCAGAAGGAGAAGACCGGGCAGGGCGCCTCGATCGGCGAAGTCGCCGAGTACATGGCCGTCGAGCATTCGACCGCGAGCCGCTCGGTGGGCAACGTCGTCGCCGCGGGCCTGCTCACCAAGACACTGTCCCCCGATGACCAGCGTCGCTGCGTGCTGGTCCTCACCGACACCGGCCGCAAGGCGTTGTCGGAGGTCACCGAACGACGCAGACAGATGGTCGCCGAGACGGTGGCCGAGTGGCCGGCCGAGGACGTCGACACGCTTGTCGACCTCCTCGAGCGGTTGGTCACCGATTTCGAGCGCGGGGTGTGTTCATGA
- a CDS encoding MBL fold metallo-hydrolase — MAERTSDPDANDRFYFRQLLSGRDFAATDPIAQQMRNFAYFIGDRETGEAVMVDPAYAADELAAALEADGMQLAGVLVTHHHPDHVGGSMMGFTLKGLAELLEHRTVPVHVNTHEADWVSRVTGIARSELTGHEHGDRINVGAIDIELLHTPGHTPGSQCFLVDGRLVAGDTLFLEGCGRTDFPGGNVDDMFRSLQALAKLSGDPIVFPGHWYSAEPSAPLEEVKRSNYVYRASNLDQWRMLIGG; from the coding sequence ATGGCTGAGCGCACGTCTGATCCCGACGCGAACGACCGCTTCTATTTCCGCCAACTGCTGTCGGGCCGCGACTTCGCGGCCACCGACCCGATCGCACAGCAGATGCGCAACTTCGCCTACTTCATCGGCGACCGGGAGACCGGCGAGGCCGTCATGGTCGACCCCGCCTACGCGGCCGACGAACTCGCCGCCGCGCTCGAGGCCGACGGCATGCAACTCGCGGGTGTGCTGGTCACCCACCACCACCCCGATCACGTGGGCGGGTCGATGATGGGCTTCACCCTCAAGGGCCTGGCCGAACTGCTCGAACACCGCACCGTGCCGGTGCACGTCAACACCCACGAGGCGGACTGGGTGTCGCGGGTGACCGGCATCGCACGTAGTGAGCTGACCGGCCACGAGCACGGCGACAGGATCAACGTCGGCGCGATCGACATCGAGTTGCTGCACACGCCCGGCCACACCCCGGGCAGCCAGTGCTTCCTGGTCGATGGGCGGCTCGTCGCCGGCGACACCCTGTTCCTGGAGGGTTGCGGCCGCACCGACTTTCCTGGCGGCAATGTCGACGACATGTTCCGCAGCCTGCAGGCGCTGGCGAAGCTGTCCGGCGACCCGATCGTCTTTCCCGGCCACTGGTACTCGGCCGAACCCAGCGCACCACTTGAAGAGGTCAAGCGCAGCAACTACGTGTACCGCGCGTCGAACCTCGACCAGTGGCGCATGTTGATTGGCGGGTAG
- a CDS encoding crotonase/enoyl-CoA hydratase family protein: MSSLVSYALNESVATVTLDDGKANALSPDMQAAINDALDQASLAAGSGEVKALVLAGNSKVFSGGFDLSVFASGDAAAALGMLSGGFELAVRCLTFPVPVIMAATGPAIAMGSFLLLSGDHRVGSPRSRCQANEVAIGMTLPIAAIEIMRMRLTRAAFQRAISMAAVFSGDAAISAGWLDEIVEPDEVLTRARQVATEAAALHTNAHVASKLKARADAITSIRAGIDGLAAEFGGAS, from the coding sequence ATGAGCAGCCTGGTGAGCTACGCGCTGAACGAGTCCGTCGCAACGGTGACGCTGGACGACGGGAAGGCGAACGCGCTGTCGCCGGACATGCAGGCCGCAATCAACGACGCGCTCGACCAGGCGTCGCTCGCCGCGGGTAGCGGTGAGGTGAAAGCCCTTGTCCTGGCTGGGAATTCGAAGGTGTTCAGCGGCGGCTTCGACCTCAGTGTGTTCGCCTCCGGCGACGCGGCCGCCGCACTCGGGATGCTCTCCGGTGGCTTCGAACTCGCCGTGCGCTGCCTGACGTTCCCGGTTCCGGTGATCATGGCCGCCACCGGTCCGGCGATCGCGATGGGATCGTTCCTGCTGCTCTCCGGCGATCATCGCGTCGGCTCGCCCAGGTCCCGCTGCCAGGCCAACGAGGTCGCGATCGGCATGACGCTGCCCATCGCCGCGATCGAGATCATGCGGATGCGGTTGACGCGCGCGGCATTTCAGCGGGCGATCAGTATGGCCGCCGTGTTCTCCGGCGACGCCGCGATCTCTGCCGGCTGGCTCGACGAGATCGTCGAGCCCGACGAGGTCCTGACGCGTGCCCGGCAGGTGGCCACCGAGGCTGCGGCGCTGCACACCAATGCCCACGTCGCCAGCAAGCTCAAGGCCCGCGCCGACGCCATCACGTCGATCCGCGCGGGCATCGACGGGTTGGCTGCCGAGTTCGGCGGGGCCTCGTAG
- a CDS encoding MFS transporter has translation MTAEVTTRPRGALRLMFDPVFGALFWGKIFSVVAVWTHGIVAAIVMYDATRSAVMVGMVGVAQFLPQLILSPTSGKWADVGNPARQILLGRLLCIAGSGSTAAWMALAPDLTGNDVAVPVLVGATLVGFGFVVGGPAMQSVVPNLIRDGELPTAMALNSMPMTVGRILGPPIGAYLAAHLGAAAGFAISAGLHVVFAVFLVLVTFPARPKPDPDGDYRVRAALRYVWRDRPLLLALLAVTTVGFASDPSITLTPSMAEDLGGGTQLVGLLSSSFGVGAALGMVVLAVLRGRIASERVSSIGLFLLAGGSALLAAATVAPVALIGFAIAGLGFGWSMTGLSTVVQERAPEELRGRIMALWLVGFLGSRPFAAALLGGAADLFNVRVAFLVAAAATLAVAVAARPAALSAPIPATV, from the coding sequence ATGACGGCAGAGGTGACCACGCGGCCCCGCGGCGCATTGCGCCTCATGTTCGACCCGGTCTTCGGCGCGTTGTTCTGGGGCAAGATCTTCTCGGTCGTCGCGGTGTGGACGCACGGCATCGTCGCGGCGATCGTCATGTACGACGCCACGCGCTCTGCCGTCATGGTCGGCATGGTCGGCGTCGCCCAATTCCTCCCACAGCTCATCCTGAGCCCGACCAGCGGCAAATGGGCCGACGTCGGCAACCCGGCCCGGCAGATTCTGCTGGGCCGACTGTTGTGCATCGCGGGCTCCGGCTCTACCGCGGCATGGATGGCGCTGGCACCGGACCTGACGGGCAACGACGTCGCAGTACCGGTGCTGGTGGGTGCGACGCTCGTGGGCTTCGGGTTCGTCGTCGGCGGCCCGGCCATGCAATCGGTGGTGCCGAACCTGATCCGCGACGGCGAACTGCCAACCGCCATGGCGCTCAACAGCATGCCGATGACCGTCGGTCGCATCCTCGGCCCGCCGATCGGGGCGTACCTGGCCGCCCACCTGGGCGCGGCCGCGGGCTTCGCGATCAGCGCCGGCCTGCACGTCGTGTTCGCGGTCTTCCTGGTGCTCGTGACATTTCCGGCGCGACCGAAGCCCGACCCCGACGGCGACTACCGCGTGCGTGCGGCGCTGCGCTACGTGTGGCGGGATCGCCCACTGCTGCTGGCGCTGCTCGCGGTGACGACGGTCGGATTCGCCTCTGACCCGTCGATCACGCTGACCCCGTCAATGGCCGAGGACCTCGGCGGCGGCACCCAGTTGGTCGGTCTGTTGTCGTCATCATTCGGTGTCGGGGCGGCGCTCGGGATGGTGGTGTTGGCCGTGCTGCGTGGACGGATCGCATCGGAGCGCGTCTCGTCGATCGGCCTCTTCCTGCTGGCAGGCGGTTCGGCGTTGCTGGCGGCCGCCACCGTCGCACCGGTCGCGCTGATCGGTTTCGCCATCGCGGGCCTCGGCTTCGGCTGGTCGATGACCGGGTTGAGCACCGTCGTGCAGGAACGTGCGCCCGAAGAGCTGCGCGGCCGCATCATGGCGCTGTGGCTCGTGGGCTTCCTCGGATCGCGTCCGTTCGCGGCGGCCCTACTGGGCGGCGCGGCTGACCTGTTCAATGTGCGGGTGGCGTTTCTGGTCGCGGCCGCGGCGACGCTGGCGGTCGCTGTCGCGGCCCGGCCTGCGGCGTTGTCCGCACCGATCCCCGCGACTGTCTGA
- a CDS encoding phospholipase effector Tle1 domain-containing protein, which produces MKNIVLCFDQAGEHDRSGPDTNTRALLRLLGDDDQLTWYHCGRKLPAYRRVTAVAEARAAVVEAYNFLRDAWKPGDRIFIFGGGSGGHLAGELTNLLGTVGLVPATFDDPLGLVDYALATYVLPRTPRTAQDWRRVSAVTAGLLGDGTSAVPVRFLGLWDATPVPGTHGDPGLLANVEHGRHAVAIDAPHRVLHHGARLEEVWFRGTHCDVTGGPGARARLSELTLDWVLDGAVAAGLAVRERDFAPGDVEALAGSSPTHGIRRLPLDAKVHASVELYLRSHPKYWRRFPARVQWADTEWSARGERLAPAVPHAPATVAAARAELTAIAS; this is translated from the coding sequence ATGAAGAACATCGTGCTGTGCTTCGATCAGGCGGGTGAACATGACCGATCGGGCCCCGATACGAACACCAGGGCGCTGTTGCGTTTGCTGGGTGACGACGACCAACTGACCTGGTATCACTGCGGACGAAAGCTCCCGGCATACCGTCGCGTCACCGCCGTTGCCGAGGCGCGTGCGGCTGTCGTCGAGGCCTACAACTTCCTGCGTGACGCCTGGAAACCTGGTGATCGGATCTTCATCTTCGGTGGCGGCTCGGGCGGTCACCTGGCCGGTGAACTCACCAACCTGCTCGGCACGGTCGGTCTGGTGCCCGCGACGTTCGACGATCCGCTCGGCCTCGTCGATTACGCACTGGCGACCTATGTACTGCCCCGGACGCCGCGCACGGCCCAGGACTGGCGGCGCGTGAGCGCCGTGACCGCCGGACTGCTCGGCGACGGGACGTCGGCCGTGCCGGTGCGGTTCCTCGGGTTGTGGGATGCCACTCCCGTGCCCGGCACACACGGCGATCCGGGCCTGCTCGCGAACGTCGAGCACGGTCGCCATGCCGTCGCGATCGATGCGCCGCACCGCGTGCTGCACCATGGTGCGCGGCTCGAGGAGGTCTGGTTCCGCGGCACCCACTGCGATGTGACCGGTGGCCCCGGTGCACGTGCACGATTGTCCGAACTCACCCTGGACTGGGTGCTCGACGGCGCCGTCGCCGCGGGTTTGGCGGTACGCGAACGGGATTTCGCCCCGGGTGATGTCGAGGCACTGGCCGGATCGTCGCCGACGCACGGGATCCGGCGGCTGCCGCTCGACGCCAAGGTGCACGCGAGCGTCGAGCTCTATCTGCGCTCGCATCCGAAATACTGGCGCCGTTTCCCGGCCCGCGTCCAGTGGGCGGACACGGAATGGTCGGCGCGCGGTGAGAGGTTGGCGCCTGCGGTGCCGCACGCACCGGCAACCGTGGCGGCCGCGCGTGCTGAGCTGACTGCCATCGCTTCCTAG